CGGCCGTGGCGCCCGCCGCGCCGCCGAGCAGCACGGCAAGAGATATGATGATGGTCTTGATCAAGGGCGTCCGCTGGGACCGAAACATCGTGACGGGCCACGAAGCAGACACGATCAAGACGGCGGCGGCGTGGCGGAAAGCGGACCGCGATCTCCTCAATCGGGCCGCCTCGCGTCTCACACCTGCTGCGTCCTCACGCCCGATCGCCCCTTACACCTGCTCGCTCTTGGCGAAGCGATCATCGAGCGCATAACCGGCGCCGCGCACGGTGCGGATCGGGTCCTGCTCGCGGCCGGGATTGAGCAGCTTGCGCAGGCGGCCGATATGGACGTCGACGGTGCGCTCGTCGATGTAGATGTCGCGGCCCCAGACACTGTCGAGCAGCTGCTCGCGGCTGAACACGCGGCCGGGATGCTCCAGGAAGAACTCGAGCAGGCGGTATTCGGTCGGACCGAGATCGATCGGCCGCCCCGAGCGCGCCACGCGGCGTTTCTCGCGGTCGAGCTCGATGTCGCCATAGGACAGCACGGTCGCCAGCCGCTCCGGACTCGCCCGCCGCAGCAGGCCTTTCACCCGCGCCAGAAGCTCCGGCACCGAGAACGGCTTGACGATGTAGTCGTCGGCGCCGGTCGCGAGGCCGCGCACGCGCTCGCTCTCCTCCCCGCGTGCGGTGAGCATGATGATCGGCAACTGCCGGGTCTCGGTCCGCGCCCGCAGGCGGCGGCACAGCTCGATGCCGGACAGGCCCGGCAGCATCCAGTCGAGCACGACGAGATCGGGAACACGCTCCTTCAGGCGCGTGTCGGCTTCGTCGCCGCGCGCCACGGTCTCGACCTCGTAGCCTTCGGCCTCGAGGTTGTAGCGCAGCAGCGTCGTCAGCGCCTCCTCGTCCTCCACCACCAGAATTCGGGCGCCCATGTCTGAACCGTCTCTCTCAGTTGCCGGGGATCGTCGATGCGAAGCTCGTCATGTCGCCCTTCGGGCGCTTGTCCATGATCTGCTGGCCTTCGATCATATAGAACACCGTCTCGGCGATGTTGGTCGCGTGATCGCCGATGCGCTCGATATTCTTGGCGCAGAACATCAGGTGGATGCAGAACGAGATGTTGCGCGGATCCTCCATCATGTAGGTCAGGAGCTCGCGGAACAGCGAGGTGCAGATGGCATCGACTTCCTCATCGCCCTTCCACACCGTCATCGCCGCCGGCAAATCGTGCGCGGCATAGGCGTCCAGCACCGTCTTGACCTGCGACTGCACGAGATCGGTCATGTGCTCGAGCCCGCGGAT
This region of Bradyrhizobium sp. SZCCHNS1050 genomic DNA includes:
- the phoB gene encoding phosphate regulon transcriptional regulator PhoB, producing MGARILVVEDEEALTTLLRYNLEAEGYEVETVARGDEADTRLKERVPDLVVLDWMLPGLSGIELCRRLRARTETRQLPIIMLTARGEESERVRGLATGADDYIVKPFSVPELLARVKGLLRRASPERLATVLSYGDIELDREKRRVARSGRPIDLGPTEYRLLEFFLEHPGRVFSREQLLDSVWGRDIYIDERTVDVHIGRLRKLLNPGREQDPIRTVRGAGYALDDRFAKSEQV